GCCGCCGGTGTCCCCGCCGGCCGAGCAGAGCAGGAGCCCCGCGGACTCACCGGAGCGCCCGCAACGCGGCCCGCAGCGCGCAGCACAACCGACTCCCGCTCCGGTACATGAGTGCGGCCTCCCGGCGAGTCCGGTCTCTGCctgcgctgctctgctctgcttcgCTTCGCCGCACCGGCGCGCCGCTCTAAAGGCACATGGCGACCTCCATTCCACTTCCGTGACGTGACCTACCCACGGTGCACCGCGGCGAGCCGTAAAGACGCACGCACGTACGTTCGTACGACGTCATCAACGCGTAACTTTATTGACAGCGCATCATGAGGAGGCGGAAGTGCGGAGAGGCTCAATAGGTCGCGTGTTGGACTTTTCAGTAACGTGTAATGAGTTTTTTTTCGTGATTTTTAGTACATTATtggctgtaaatgtttttttttgttgttcatttaaGGCTGCGTCCATAAAGGATTCATCCATGTGCTCACATCCCCCTTGTGTAACCCAGTCACTAAGAAAGTATAAATACAGCATTCAGGCCCTCACTTGACTGTCATGATATTGAATGTATTATAAGAAACATTTATGTAGCTTTGACACTTAGCCGAGTGTTTCGCAACGCAGTAGCTTGCTTTCCCGGATAAAAGGATCTTTTTTTCAGGTTTACAGATCATTTGATCATGTCCTTCATGTGCACAGATGGATTCCACAGGTGGGACTGTGTTCAGAACAGTCATCAGAGCccagagaaacagaaaggagGTGAAacaaaaattgccctgctgtgtaaatgagtaaatcagctgcacaaacctaacactgaaaGTGACTCTggcaaaaagtgtcacataTATTAACGTTTGAAATATTAGTCGCAGCTGAGTCCCGTGAGGCCGACAGGTGGGACGTCCACCTTGTTCCGGTGTCTTTTCAGGCCAGACTCTGTTCCGCATCCCGTTccagcgggggaggggaggctCTTCCTTCGGGAATCCTCTTAGAGGAGTAATCTCAGGTACCGTATGGCGAGCGCCATGCCAGCAGCTCCGGAGCACATCCCCAGAAGGGCCCCCCAGGGACAGGAGAGGGGAGGAGCTCCTGTCGCTAGCGCGGTCTCTCTGAGTCGAGGGACCCCGCTCGGACCCCCGTGCTGACAGTTGTCTCCCCGGCAAGATGCTGCTCTCTCCGGCCGCCGAGCGGAACCAGGACAGCCTGCTGTCGGTGCTGTGGGAGTTGCTGGAGGACCAGTCGCACCGCGAGCTCTTCGCCCTCGAGCTCGGCTCGGGCACCGGGCAGCACGTTGTGCGCTTCGCTCGCGACCTGCCCTTCGTCACCTGGCAGCCGTCCGACATCAAGGAGGAGTCGCGGGAAAGGTCCCTTTCTACCGTCCATTTTACCACTTAGGCACCAATGTCCATAGCTCAGAGTTTtagggtaaatcggtgtaagcagcttaacactgcaagtctcgctagagaaaagtgtcaggcaGCTGAGttgatgtaaatgtacagaaaatacatgtattcataTGACTGAAATAATGTTATAATGTTAGGTTTTCTAAACCAAGCTACTGACACCTCTTTTCCCGTCActtctttttactgtatcaattcgggGTCATTACCTTGATCAGCAGCAGGGTTCCAACACAGTTTCATCAAGGCCATGCAAAGTCAGTACACGGTAAAAATACCACACCAGCAGGTGGGTTGAGGTGGAAGAAAGGAGCTGTTGCAAGCGGTTTGGTAAAATACTCTGCTCGTTCAGCCAACGACACCAAGACTGCGTCACGATCACAGCTGCTGGGTGCGAAAGGGGCCCCGGTATCCAGTGCAATAGTAGGAGGGGGAAGGACGGGGCCCCCGGCCAGCAGGCGGCGTGGTGGTGAGCGCCATCACCTTCTAATCAAAAGTCCGTCATTCAAATCCCCATTCTTGCTGCAGCACCATTGATCGAGGTagtgaagtgatacagtaaaaattaccctgctgtcttAGTGGGTCAATCAGTGTAAGCGCCTGAGTGTACAAACCTCCCACTCTTGTGTGTATTTACACTGAGAGCAGCATCAGCTCCTACATCGCCGCCACCAAGGCAAAGACGGTCCTGCAGCCCGTGCACCTCGATGCCGGAGAACCCTGGGACAAGTGGGCGGGGCTTCCCAGGAGCTCCTGCGACATCATCCTGTCGATCAACATGCTCCACTACTGCTCCTTCCGCACCATCGAGGTACCGTCTCACCCAGCCGCTCCTCTCGTTCCTCGGTAACCGCTGCGGTTCTCCTCAACGCCGACCATGTGGAACACAGGAGCAGAGCAGAAacgcaagtgtgtgtgtgtgtgtttgcgcacaGGGTGTCTTCAGAGGCTCCGCCGAGGTTCTGAGGACAAGTGGCTTCCTGATGACATATGGGGTAAGGCTGAGCGTCAACTGAAAGTACACGGTCGGTCTCCGCAGACTCCCAATCAATCGGACACAAggtgtaaacaccgtggaagtgaatTGCACTGAACTGTTCCCACACTCCTGCTGTGCGGGGTTGTGCGTTACCAGGTAAACACAGGCAGCGTTTCCTCCAAAAAAGACAAACCTTTTAGGAAACGGATAAGCGAAGAGGAGGCATCTTTGCAACCGTTTGTAACCGTTCATAAAACGTGGCTCTCCCACATGCCCTGGGTCCATCTGAAGGTCCATCTCCAGAGGGAAAGCACAGAACTTAGGGTCCGAGAACCAGTTGGATTTGgtttaatacagtacatttggGCCGCGTTGGAGCTGCTCAGCACTCATTTGCTCTCCTTTCTCCATCAGCCCTACGCCATCAATGGGGTCATCACCCCCAGCAGCAACGAGGAGCTGGATAAGACCCTGCGAGAAAAGTAACCGTTTTACTCTATGATTTTAGTCCTTATGATGATTCATCGGGTCTTTTACTTAGAACCATGAACTGCATGCAgtagaaagttctagaataCAGAGTGCGTCCGTAACCTGGCGATCTTCCACAGACCAGGGATAAGAGTGTAGAAGGCCTTTACTATAATCCTGTGTTAAGAACATATCGGGGGGACAGGACACGCACGAGCATCGGTGTTTGCACACACCCTTGGCCAGTGTGTGTCCCTCAACGGCTGTTTAAATTCTGCGGTAAATGGCAGCAAAACCCTTTCTGAACCTCATCACTCAGAGAATGTTGAACCGCTTGAAAAAGATTAGCTATGACGATGAGGACGAAACCCAGGGAACTGTGGGTAAAAACCACGGACTGTGACTCCCCGTCCCGCAGGAACCCGGACTGGGGCCTCCCGGACATCGACGTCCTGAGACAGCTGGCGTTCGGCAACGGGCTGCGGCTGGAGAGGATAGTGAGTGTCACTCGGCGTCACCATGGTAACACCACGGTGGACAATTTCCACTGCGACATGGCCTCTGCGAACACCTGTGAGCACTGTGGCACCGCTGGGTGGGAACGTACCTGTGCTACATGGGAACTTCACATTCATAGCGTCCTTTACTACATTTTACTAGCCAGGGGCCGAAAAGCGTCTCTTACGGTGGACCCGTACACAGCTCATCCTGACGAGATGAGATGGGTCTAATGGGGGCGGTGGCGGGGACCCGTTTCTCAGACCAGGAGCCGGGTGGGAACACTGCAGGGACAGACTCGAGGCGGGTCACCCATCCAGAGGTGCCTTCAGCCCGTGGACCTTGAGACCTTCCTCTTCCCTCGTACCGTAGATCGAGATGCCGGAGAGCAACAAATGCCTCGTCTTCAGGAAGCTCTGaagaggcagcaggaggagcttCTTTAGCTCTCCTTCCTCATCCTGCGCATGGTGAACGGACGTCATGAAGGCAGAACAACAACCGAGTGGCCCGTCATCCATCATGAAACACTAGTGTTACCGGGGTACCTGCTGCTCACGACCTCATTATATTCGGTACTCGGCACATTACTGaactgaggcagcaggtggcgctgtggttAGAGCACCTGCTCTTCCTCTCAATCCTActacctgctgctgtgcccttgagcaagtgGAGCTTGGAAGTGatgcagtgaaacacagtagaaattaccctgctgtgtaaaggggtagaCAGTTTTACCAGTTTATCAGCGTCAGTCACGCTGCAGGgaagtgccagataaatgtcACTGCTGTTTGAATGTGGAGAATATGAGACATTATGGTGTCATGTATGAAGTGTACATGTAGCATGAATTACGTTGAATGtgtctgttctgtgttttcctctctgaCTTTACTATTACGAGTCAAAGCGAATTAAAAGCAGACCTCCCTGCTGTGGTGGACTTTTCAAAACACACTTTAGCTCACACAGTCCAGCATCGAGCTCCTTCTCCCTTTGCGCGCTCGCTCACTCGCtttctcgcgctctctctctctctctcacacacacacacacacacacacacacacacacacacacacacacacacagcgcgtgTTATGAAATGGTAGAACTTGTACAGAAGAGGTGCTGGGGCCTGGAGTCGGAGAGGGTAAGGTAGGTTGGTTCACACTCCTGCAGCAACAGCAGTTTCAGGCTCGAGGAGCAGAAACTCTCACGCGCACAAAGCTGATAACCTTGAAGTTCTTTCACACGTGGGGGAACAACATATTAAGGACATAAACAGGTTGAAACcgtattaaaatgtgttttaaagtattttatgGGTTTCAGACCCAAAGTCCAAGAGCAGCTCAAGTGAGTGCGAAGCCAGTGGCTGGGAGAACAAACCCTTGGACAACGTTGGGTTTGCCGCCAACCATTTCCACCAAGTTCAGGAACATGAGCAGGAAATGAAGGCACTGTAAGTGCACAGTGGTGTAGGATGAAGCAGCGAGGACCTCCCCAGCGTGGAGGCCACGCGAACCCCAGGCGTTACCCCGGCAGAGGGGCCTGCTTCCTCTGCGGACAGACTGGCCGCTGGAAAAATCAGTGTCTGAACACTGGTATTCTGTCAGTCCCTAGGGGACAAATCATCGCGGTCCCCTACGCACCTGGGGCTTCGGGTATCTCTAGTAACCTCATTCCCCTCAGCGCTGCTTCAGGTCTGCAGAGAATCACACTTTCACACCATCTCATCGCTCTTaccatttttaaactttaatagCCATTAAAAGTCACAAATGACATTAAAAGTCCACAGAAATCACAGTGTGCGCAGATTACATACATGCCAAGCGTGTGAACGTCACCTCCTGTCACCTCCACCTCGCTCCTACATTGTGCCGCACACAGCGCAGACCAGGTCACACACCGCTGGTCTGTGTCCGATACACAAAAGGTGCGGTGCTGGGGAAACGGTCAGAACTTGAACGATGTTCCGCTGACAGGTCATCATGCCAACACAACCCCTCCCCTCAGCAGAAGACACCCCAGTCATGTCATCCCTTCAGCACCCTGCATCTATGCTTTCATTACAGTATGAAAAATTTAGAGGCAAAGAATCACAAATTGCCAACTTCAGATCTTATGCATTCAATATAGTACACTGATTTTTAAGGACCCTGCTGATTTTTATctattacatattaatatacGCCGTGTTGCCCCGCATgggacgagagagagagagagagagagagagagagagagagagagagagagagagagagagagagagagagagagagagagagagagagagagagagagagagacacagagacacacttgGGTCAacaggagggtgtggtggcaaagtgggtttggtcagggcctgctctccggtgggtttggggttcgagccctccttggggtgccttgcggcagactggcgtcctgtcctgggtgtgttccctcccgccttgcgccctgggttgccgggttcggccccggctcaccacgaccccgctcgggacaagcagtttctgactgTGGGTGTGACTTGGGTCACTTGAACACCTGCATCAACACATGGTGGTACTCAGAGGTACAGTGTGAAGACCTGTATCTTCTCTCTGCTCATCTGAGACTGACTGAAAGGGTGAAGCCACAGACGTGAATGACGGGAGGGTTATTGCAAACCAATACCCGAAACATATTTGTATGTCTGATTAGTCAATAAGAGACATTAAATCAGAACTGATGCCCAGGGTCTGGCCTCAGCCCTTCTTGGTCCACAACAATGTCCAACAGAAAGTACCTGTAAAGGGTCCAGGTTGTCAGCAGTATGACCGACCACAGCCAATGCAGTTAATATTCAGatcagaaaatatttacatttattcatttagctgatgcttttctccaaagcaacttataatgttaaggctacaattacttaaccatttacacagctgggaattttattggagcaatttagggtaagtaccttgctgaagggctctacagccagaagtggggatcaaacatgcaacctttggatcctaaggcagtacctctaaccactatgctaccagttgtccccatatgtaaatgttaaataattatttagtATTAATTAGTGTGACCAGTCATGTGAATTTTCTCATCCACGGAGGGTCACGCCAATAGATGGAGATGGAGCGGCTTTCTGACTAGGAGCAGCAAAGCGCTGGGGGTGTATTGGGTGTGGGACTGCAAGATGGGGACGGGGTGGGAATGGAAGTGGGGGTGCCATGGGGAGAGCAGTTGGCCCTCAGTCGAACGAGATGAGCTGAGCCTCGCTAGTGACTGGTGGAGCTTGtggaggctgctgctgctgctggccacCAGGGGGTGCCATCTGTGTGCGAGAAGAGCCACTCGTCAGGCTGACTGACAGCAGTACCTCAGACTAGAAAGGGAGGGAGGTAGGGAGGGCGGCTCACACACCTGCTGGTACATGGGCTGCTGGGGGGGCAGGTAAGGCTGCTGGGGAGGCAGGTTGGGGTCCTGCCCGGGGAGCGTCGCCATCATGTTCTGGGACGGATGGGGCAAAGAGGGACAGGTAGTGAGCAACGAACCCAATCCAGTGTGAtcgctctgtgtgtgcatgtgcgtgcgtgcgtgtctctCTATATAAAGGCTTCTTTACCTATGACGCTCGTCCCATTAACCTTATGATATTACTTTCCAGTCCCGGCGCTACCGAGACTCAACACGCTCCACCTATTGTATGGTAAAGTCGGCACACCcatatttgtaaatgtttctgtctcAGTCCCATTATTCCATTCCATCAACCCTATTAAGTCAAGGACCTCCTCTATGTGTACCTATACATAcaccgtacacacacacacacacacacagagcgcgcTGGCTACACTGCCGACACGTGTTTGAAGTGTCAATGCATGATGCAGCAC
This genomic window from Scleropages formosus chromosome 1, fSclFor1.1, whole genome shotgun sequence contains:
- the LOC108931903 gene encoding methyltransferase-like 26 B, which codes for MLLSPAAERNQDSLLSVLWELLEDQSHRELFALELGSGTGQHVVRFARDLPFVTWQPSDIKEESRESISSYIAATKAKTVLQPVHLDAGEPWDKWAGLPRSSCDIILSINMLHYCSFRTIEGVFRGSAEVLRTSGFLMTYGPYAINGVITPSSNEELDKTLREKNPDWGLPDIDVLRQLAFGNGLRLERIIEMPESNKCLVFRKL